Proteins encoded in a region of the Streptomyces sp. NBC_00310 genome:
- a CDS encoding DNA gyrase/topoisomerase IV subunit B, protein MTADTSVPSTALLTGSDRDGSNYTARHLLVLEGLEAVRKRPGMYIGSTDSRGLMHCLWEIIDNSVDEALGGYCDHIEVILHDDASVEVRDNGRGIPVDVEPKTGLSGVEVVMTKLHAGGKFGGGSYAASGGLHGVGASVVNALSARLDVEVDRNGGTHAISFRRGVPGAFAGIGADAKFEATGGLRKGKRIPKTRTGTRVRYWADRQIFLKDAKLSLDHLHQRARQTAFLVPGLTIVVRDEFGLGDGGSKGEESFRFDGGISEFCEYLASDKPVCDVLRFSGQGIFKETVPVLDEHGQMTPTQVTRELGVDVAMRWGTGYDTTLKSFVNIIATHKGGTHVAGFEQAVASTMNEVLRAKKMLRVAEDDVVKDDALEGLTAVVTVRLAEPQFEGQTKEVLGTSAARRIVTQVVAKELKAFLTSTKRDAAAQARVVMEKAVAAARTRIAARQHKDAQRRKTALESSSLPAKLADCRSDDVERSELFIVEGDSALGTAKLARNSEFQALLPIRGKILNVQKSSVTDMLKNVECGAIIQVIGAGSGRTFDIDAARYGKIIMMTDADVDGSHIRCLLLTLFQRYMRPMVEAGRVFAAVPPLHRIELVQPKKGQDKYVYTYSDRELRDKLLEFQSKGVRYKDSIQRYKGLGEMDADQLAETTMDPRHRTLRRINLSDLEAAEQVFDLLMGNDVAPRKEFISSSAATLDRSRIDA, encoded by the coding sequence GTGACCGCCGATACGTCCGTGCCGTCCACAGCGCTGCTGACCGGATCAGACCGGGACGGTTCCAACTACACCGCGCGGCACCTGCTCGTCCTCGAGGGGCTCGAGGCCGTGCGGAAGCGCCCCGGTATGTACATCGGCTCGACGGACAGTCGAGGCCTGATGCACTGCCTATGGGAGATCATCGACAACTCCGTGGACGAGGCCCTCGGGGGCTACTGCGACCACATCGAGGTGATCCTCCACGACGACGCCTCCGTCGAGGTGCGGGACAACGGCCGCGGCATCCCGGTCGACGTCGAGCCCAAGACCGGCCTGTCCGGTGTCGAGGTCGTCATGACCAAGCTGCACGCCGGCGGCAAGTTCGGCGGCGGTTCGTACGCGGCCTCGGGCGGTCTGCACGGCGTGGGCGCCTCGGTGGTGAACGCGCTCTCCGCCCGCCTGGACGTCGAGGTCGACCGCAATGGCGGCACGCACGCGATCAGCTTCCGGCGCGGCGTGCCCGGTGCCTTCGCGGGCATCGGCGCGGACGCCAAGTTCGAGGCGACCGGTGGTCTGCGCAAGGGCAAGCGGATCCCCAAGACGCGCACCGGCACCCGTGTGCGCTACTGGGCCGACCGCCAGATCTTCCTCAAGGACGCCAAGCTCTCGCTGGATCACCTGCACCAGCGCGCCCGGCAGACCGCCTTCCTCGTGCCCGGCCTGACGATCGTCGTCCGTGACGAGTTCGGCCTCGGCGACGGCGGCAGCAAGGGCGAGGAGTCGTTCCGCTTCGACGGCGGCATCAGCGAGTTCTGCGAGTACCTGGCCTCCGACAAGCCGGTCTGCGACGTCCTCCGCTTCTCCGGACAGGGCATCTTCAAGGAGACCGTGCCCGTCCTGGACGAGCACGGCCAGATGACGCCCACCCAGGTCACCCGCGAACTCGGCGTCGACGTCGCCATGCGCTGGGGCACCGGCTACGACACGACCCTCAAGTCGTTCGTGAACATCATCGCCACCCACAAGGGCGGCACCCACGTCGCGGGCTTCGAGCAGGCCGTGGCCTCCACGATGAACGAGGTGCTGCGGGCCAAGAAGATGCTGCGCGTCGCCGAGGACGACGTCGTCAAGGACGACGCGCTCGAAGGCCTCACCGCCGTCGTCACCGTGCGCCTCGCCGAGCCGCAGTTCGAGGGCCAGACCAAGGAGGTCCTCGGCACCTCGGCGGCCCGGCGCATCGTGACGCAGGTGGTCGCCAAAGAACTCAAGGCGTTCCTGACCTCCACGAAGCGGGACGCCGCCGCTCAGGCGCGGGTCGTCATGGAGAAGGCCGTCGCTGCCGCCCGCACGCGCATCGCCGCACGTCAGCACAAGGACGCGCAGCGTCGCAAGACGGCCCTGGAGTCCTCGTCCCTGCCCGCCAAGCTCGCCGACTGCCGTAGCGACGACGTCGAGCGCAGCGAGCTGTTCATCGTCGAGGGCGACTCGGCTCTCGGCACGGCGAAGCTCGCGCGGAACTCCGAGTTCCAGGCGCTCCTGCCGATTCGGGGCAAGATCCTCAACGTCCAGAAGTCGTCCGTGACCGACATGCTCAAGAACGTCGAGTGCGGCGCGATCATCCAGGTCATAGGGGCGGGGTCGGGGCGGACCTTCGACATCGACGCGGCTCGCTACGGCAAGATCATCATGATGACCGACGCCGATGTGGACGGGTCGCACATCCGGTGCCTGCTGTTGACGCTCTTCCAGCGCTACATGCGGCCCATGGTCGAGGCCGGGCGGGTCTTCGCCGCCGTGCCGCCGTTGCACCGGATCGAGCTGGTTCAGCCCAAGAAGGGGCAGGACAAGTACGTCTACACGTACTCGGACCGTGAGCTGCGCGACAAGCTGCTGGAGTTCCAGAGCAAGGGAGTCCGGTACAAGGACTCCATCCAGCGCTACAAGGGCCTCGGCGAGATGGACGCGGACCAGCTGGCGGAGACGACGATGGATCCGCGGCACCGTACGCTGCGGCGGATCAACCTGTCGGACCTGGAGGCTGCCGAGCAGGTGTTCGATTTGCTGATGGGGAACGACGTCGCGCCGCGCAAGGAGTTCATCTCCAGCTCGGCGGCGACGCTGGACCGGTCGCGCATCGACGCCTAG
- a CDS encoding DUF485 domain-containing protein, translating into MQSSTGRPRRRGGGSESPVEQHEGHGLADEAVRFDDPWYDALASGWGELDGTGGPAPVVAEARESRGGGAADVYLEVQRSAAFQEVRSRYRRFVIPGVAVFFGWYVAYVVTATTAPGLMARPVAGAVNVAMLAGLGQFLTTFLFTWAYARHARLRRDRPALDLRWDTQELTRGVRGGER; encoded by the coding sequence ATGCAGTCAAGCACCGGCCGTCCCCGCCGACGCGGGGGTGGTTCTGAGAGCCCGGTTGAGCAGCACGAGGGGCACGGCCTCGCCGACGAGGCCGTGCGGTTCGACGATCCCTGGTACGACGCGCTGGCCTCCGGCTGGGGGGAGTTGGACGGCACGGGCGGGCCGGCCCCGGTCGTGGCCGAGGCGCGGGAGAGCCGGGGCGGGGGCGCGGCGGACGTCTATCTGGAGGTCCAGCGGAGCGCCGCCTTCCAGGAGGTGCGCAGCCGCTACCGCAGGTTCGTGATTCCGGGCGTCGCCGTCTTCTTCGGCTGGTACGTGGCCTACGTCGTGACGGCGACCACCGCCCCGGGGCTGATGGCACGGCCGGTGGCGGGCGCGGTGAACGTGGCGATGCTGGCGGGGCTCGGACAGTTCCTCACGACGTTCCTGTTCACCTGGGCGTACGCGCGGCACGCCAGGCTGCGCCGGGATCGGCCGGCCCTCGATCTGCGCTGGGACACCCAGGAGTTGACGCGCGGCGTCAGAGGGGGCGAGCGGTGA
- a CDS encoding solute symporter family protein: MTADHQTLALLLFSAFVAVTLGITTWVSRNRHGSAEEFYAGGRLFSPMENGFAIAGDYMSAASFLGISGLIALFGYDGLLYSVGFLVAWLVVLFLVAELVRNCGRFTLADVVAARMSERPVRIAAGTSSVTVSVLYLVAQMVGAGTLVALLLGGESEAAQAWTVIGVGALMVVYVSLGGMRATTWIQIVKAVLLMGGAIALTVLVLVRFHGDFDQLLRTAAERSGHGAAFLAPGLKYGGDWVARFDFISLGLALVLGTAGLPHILSRFYTVPTARAARRSVVWSIGLIGGFYLMTIVLGFGAAAIVGPEAVRGSNAAGNTAVPLLALDLGGGAGSTGGTALFAIVAAIAFATILAVVAGITLASSASVAHDLYASLRRRRSRPRSEVAVARTAAVGIGAVAIGLGLLAKDLNVAFLVGLAFAVAASANLPVLLYSLFWGGFTTRGAVWSVYGGLVPSMVLVLLSPVVSGSPDSLFPGVDFQYFPLQNPGLVSIPLGFLAGWLGTVTSAEPPDEAKHAETEVRSLTGAGAV, encoded by the coding sequence GTGACCGCCGACCATCAGACGCTGGCGCTGCTGCTGTTCAGCGCGTTCGTGGCGGTCACGTTGGGCATCACGACGTGGGTGAGCCGCAACCGGCACGGCTCGGCGGAGGAGTTCTACGCCGGCGGGCGGCTGTTCTCGCCGATGGAGAATGGTTTTGCCATCGCGGGCGACTACATGTCCGCCGCTTCCTTCCTCGGCATCTCCGGGCTCATCGCGCTCTTCGGGTACGACGGACTGCTGTACTCCGTGGGTTTCCTGGTCGCCTGGCTCGTGGTGCTGTTCCTGGTGGCCGAACTGGTGCGCAACTGCGGGCGGTTCACGCTGGCCGACGTGGTCGCGGCGCGGATGAGCGAGCGGCCGGTGCGGATCGCGGCGGGAACTTCCTCGGTGACCGTGTCCGTTCTGTATCTGGTGGCGCAGATGGTGGGAGCGGGCACCCTCGTCGCGCTGCTGCTGGGGGGAGAGAGCGAGGCGGCGCAGGCCTGGACGGTCATCGGGGTCGGCGCGCTCATGGTCGTCTATGTGTCGTTGGGAGGGATGCGGGCCACCACCTGGATCCAGATCGTCAAGGCGGTCCTGCTGATGGGCGGGGCGATCGCGCTGACCGTGCTCGTCCTGGTGCGATTCCACGGCGACTTCGACCAGTTGCTGCGGACGGCGGCCGAGCGCAGCGGACATGGTGCCGCGTTCCTCGCGCCGGGGCTGAAGTACGGCGGCGACTGGGTCGCGCGTTTCGACTTCATCAGCCTCGGACTCGCCCTGGTGCTGGGCACGGCCGGGCTGCCGCACATCCTGTCGCGCTTCTACACGGTGCCCACCGCGCGGGCCGCGCGCCGCTCGGTGGTCTGGTCGATCGGCCTCATCGGCGGCTTCTATCTGATGACGATCGTGCTGGGCTTCGGCGCGGCCGCCATCGTCGGCCCGGAAGCCGTACGGGGTTCGAACGCGGCGGGGAACACGGCGGTGCCGTTGCTGGCCCTCGATCTGGGCGGGGGCGCGGGCTCCACTGGCGGAACGGCTCTGTTCGCGATCGTCGCCGCCATCGCCTTCGCCACGATCCTCGCGGTCGTCGCCGGCATCACCCTCGCCTCGTCGGCGTCCGTCGCCCATGACCTGTACGCGTCGCTGCGCCGTCGTCGGTCCAGGCCGCGCAGCGAGGTCGCTGTGGCGCGCACGGCCGCCGTCGGTATCGGCGCGGTCGCGATCGGGCTCGGGCTGCTCGCCAAGGACCTCAACGTGGCCTTTCTCGTCGGCCTCGCCTTCGCGGTCGCGGCTTCCGCCAACCTGCCCGTGCTGCTGTACTCGCTGTTCTGGGGCGGCTTCACCACACGGGGCGCGGTGTGGTCCGTGTACGGCGGGCTGGTCCCTTCCATGGTTCTCGTACTGCTGTCGCCGGTGGTCTCGGGGAGCCCCGACTCGCTGTTCCCCGGTGTCGACTTCCAGTACTTCCCCCTGCAGAACCCGGGCCTCGTCTCCATCCCGCTGGGCTTCCTCGCGGGCTGGCTCGGCACGGTCACCTCGGCCGAGCCGCCGGACGAGGCGAAGCACGCGGAGACCGAGGTCCGGTCGCTGACGGGCGCGGGGGCGGTGTGA
- a CDS encoding response regulator has protein sequence MIEVLIVDDDTRVARVNAAYVEKVAGFHVAGVAHNAAEALHRLDTLPHVDLVLLDHYLPDDTGLVVVQEMRRRGHQSDVIMVTAARDVSTVQAAMRQGALQYLVKPFAFAGLRAKLEAYAELRRTLDGGGEAEQAEVDRIFGALSAGGEPDLPKGHSPTTTELVRRALMTAEGALSAQEIAERTGLSRQTAQRYLKLLERTGRARLTLKYGDAGRPEHRYEWATRP, from the coding sequence ATGATCGAGGTCCTCATCGTGGACGACGACACCAGAGTCGCCCGCGTCAACGCCGCCTACGTGGAGAAGGTCGCCGGTTTCCACGTCGCCGGTGTGGCCCACAACGCGGCCGAGGCACTCCACCGGTTGGACACGCTGCCGCATGTGGACCTGGTCCTCCTGGATCACTATCTGCCCGATGACACGGGCCTCGTGGTCGTCCAGGAGATGCGACGCCGGGGCCATCAGTCCGACGTCATCATGGTGACGGCGGCCCGCGACGTCTCGACCGTCCAGGCCGCGATGCGCCAGGGAGCGCTCCAGTACCTGGTCAAGCCGTTCGCGTTCGCCGGGCTGCGGGCGAAGCTGGAGGCGTACGCGGAGCTGCGGCGCACCCTGGACGGCGGCGGCGAGGCCGAACAGGCCGAGGTGGACCGGATCTTCGGCGCCCTCTCGGCAGGCGGCGAGCCGGACCTGCCCAAGGGCCACTCCCCGACCACCACCGAACTCGTGCGCCGTGCCCTGATGACCGCCGAGGGCGCGTTGTCCGCCCAGGAGATCGCCGAACGGACCGGTCTGAGCCGCCAGACCGCCCAGCGCTATCTGAAGCTCCTGGAACGCACGGGACGGGCCCGACTCACTCTCAAGTACGGCGACGCCGGCCGCCCGGAGCACCGCTACGAGTGGGCGACCCGTCCCTGA
- a CDS encoding sensor histidine kinase: MSPTPPARRLRLGMPRRVFSQVLLMQVAIAAGVAVLATGLFLAPLSDQLDDQAMRRALAIAQTTAAQPQIAKDLVSTKPSVSGPVQVEAERIREASGAEYVVVMDRVGVRWSHPDPAEIGGLVSTDPRRALAGDEVMEIDSGTLGRSARGKVPLRDADGKIVGAVSVGIEYDSVRARLIHAIPGLLAYAGGAMAVGALAAYLISRRVHRQTRDLAFSDIAGLLAEREAMLHGIREGVVALDRAGRVRLLNDEARRLLGIGDEAVGRSLDDALGSGRTTDVLAGRVTGTDLLTVRGQRVLVTNRMPTDDGGAVATLRDRTEVEQLGRELDSTRGLIDALRAQDHEHANRMHTLLGLLELEMYDEAVEFVGEVVGDHRATAEQVTEKIHDPLLAAVLVGKATVAAERGVALSVAGGTMLPDRLIDPRGLVTIVGNLLDNALDAVAGTPHARVEVDLRSEGRTAILRVRDTGPGVPPDKRELIFTDGWSTKTPPAHRERGIGLSLVRRLAERQGGSARVTEAEGGGAEFTVVLPDALAEPGLVTQTSVPTLSSTAPDDGPARQDEPTADRDGRPGPGQGPEAAITAADKESR; encoded by the coding sequence ATGAGCCCCACTCCCCCCGCACGCCGCCTGCGTCTCGGGATGCCGCGGCGGGTGTTTTCGCAGGTCCTGCTGATGCAGGTGGCGATCGCCGCCGGTGTCGCCGTCCTCGCGACCGGGCTGTTCCTCGCGCCGCTCAGCGACCAGCTGGACGACCAGGCGATGCGCAGGGCCCTCGCCATCGCCCAGACCACCGCGGCCCAACCGCAGATCGCAAAGGACCTGGTGTCGACCAAGCCGTCCGTGAGCGGTCCCGTGCAGGTCGAGGCCGAGCGGATCCGGGAGGCCAGCGGAGCCGAGTACGTCGTCGTGATGGACCGGGTCGGGGTGCGCTGGTCGCATCCCGACCCGGCGGAGATCGGCGGGCTCGTCTCGACCGACCCGCGTCGTGCCCTGGCCGGCGACGAGGTCATGGAGATCGACTCGGGGACGCTGGGGCGCTCCGCCCGGGGCAAGGTGCCGTTGCGGGACGCCGACGGGAAGATCGTCGGCGCCGTCTCAGTGGGCATCGAGTACGACAGTGTCCGTGCCCGGCTCATCCACGCGATCCCCGGGCTCCTGGCCTACGCCGGCGGAGCCATGGCGGTCGGGGCGCTGGCCGCGTACCTGATTTCCCGACGGGTCCATCGACAGACCCGTGACCTGGCCTTCTCCGACATCGCGGGGCTGCTGGCGGAACGTGAGGCGATGCTGCACGGCATCCGGGAGGGTGTGGTCGCACTGGACCGCGCCGGGCGCGTGCGCCTCCTGAACGACGAGGCGCGGCGACTGCTCGGGATAGGTGACGAGGCGGTCGGCAGGTCACTCGACGACGCGCTCGGCTCCGGCCGTACGACCGATGTGCTGGCCGGCCGGGTCACGGGCACCGATCTGCTGACCGTGCGCGGTCAGCGCGTGCTGGTCACCAACCGCATGCCCACGGACGACGGGGGTGCCGTCGCCACCCTGCGCGACCGCACCGAGGTGGAGCAGCTCGGCCGCGAACTCGACTCCACGCGCGGCCTGATAGACGCCCTGCGCGCCCAGGACCACGAGCACGCCAACCGCATGCACACGCTCCTCGGCCTGCTCGAACTGGAGATGTACGACGAGGCCGTGGAGTTCGTCGGCGAGGTGGTCGGCGACCACCGGGCCACCGCCGAGCAGGTCACCGAGAAGATCCACGATCCGCTGCTCGCCGCGGTCCTGGTCGGCAAGGCGACCGTCGCGGCCGAGCGCGGAGTGGCCCTGTCGGTCGCGGGCGGCACGATGCTGCCGGACCGGCTCATCGACCCCCGGGGGCTGGTCACCATCGTCGGCAACCTCCTCGACAACGCCCTGGACGCCGTCGCGGGCACGCCCCACGCACGCGTGGAGGTCGATCTGCGTTCCGAGGGGCGTACGGCGATCCTCCGGGTACGCGACACCGGCCCCGGGGTCCCGCCCGACAAGCGGGAGTTGATCTTTACGGACGGCTGGTCCACCAAGACCCCGCCGGCCCACCGCGAGCGCGGCATCGGGCTCTCCCTGGTCCGCCGGCTCGCCGAGCGGCAGGGAGGCAGCGCCCGGGTCACGGAGGCGGAGGGCGGCGGCGCGGAGTTCACCGTCGTACTGCCCGACGCCCTCGCGGAGCCCGGCCTGGTGACACAGACGTCCGTACCGACGCTCAGCTCTACGGCACCCGACGACGGGCCGGCCCGGCAGGACGAGCCGACGGCCGACCGCGACGGGCGACCGGGCCCCGGGCAGGGGCCCGAGGCCGCCATCACAGCCGCCGACAAGGAGTCGCGATGA
- a CDS encoding sucrase ferredoxin, producing the protein MSTCTSASRHLDEPLAGTAATARTWLLLEQPGPWGVQALTSSHLDPVLGRALEAAAKDTGVRVALIRRPGRHADCRGVHERQVYVAHSDPGNVWLHSATTSDPGHLLDLDFTALGRGDHHTFGTVLRGRPHTGDPLALVCTNGKRDRCCALLGRPLAAELAASGVEGTWEVTHLGGHRFSPTLLVLPFGYVYGRAGAHHVKEVLQGIREGRVVTDGCRGSSAWERPGQAAELAVRTETGEAAADALTVLRTDGAAPRWDVTVAHTDGRRWTVAVSQGAAQPPRPESCGSPLGSPARMDVLTVRELSPATLAR; encoded by the coding sequence GTGAGTACGTGCACATCCGCGTCCCGACACCTCGACGAGCCTCTCGCCGGGACCGCCGCCACGGCGAGGACATGGCTGCTGCTGGAACAGCCGGGCCCCTGGGGTGTCCAGGCGCTCACGTCGAGCCATCTGGACCCCGTGCTCGGCCGCGCCCTCGAAGCCGCGGCGAAGGACACCGGCGTACGCGTGGCCCTGATCCGGCGGCCCGGCCGCCACGCGGACTGCCGCGGGGTCCACGAGCGCCAGGTGTACGTGGCCCACTCCGATCCCGGGAACGTCTGGTTGCACAGCGCCACGACGTCCGACCCAGGGCACCTGCTCGACCTCGATTTCACGGCCCTCGGCCGGGGCGACCACCACACCTTCGGGACGGTTCTGCGGGGACGTCCCCACACCGGCGACCCTCTCGCGCTCGTCTGCACCAACGGCAAGCGTGACCGCTGCTGCGCCCTCCTCGGCCGACCGCTCGCCGCCGAGCTGGCCGCCTCCGGAGTCGAGGGCACCTGGGAGGTCACCCATCTGGGTGGTCACCGTTTCTCCCCCACCCTGCTCGTGCTGCCCTTCGGATACGTGTACGGCCGCGCGGGGGCCCATCACGTCAAGGAGGTCCTCCAGGGCATACGGGAGGGCCGTGTCGTCACCGACGGATGCCGCGGGAGCTCCGCATGGGAGCGCCCCGGACAGGCGGCCGAACTGGCGGTGCGTACCGAGACGGGCGAAGCGGCGGCCGACGCCCTCACCGTCCTGCGCACGGACGGGGCGGCACCCCGCTGGGACGTGACCGTCGCCCACACCGACGGCCGCCGCTGGACCGTCGCCGTCTCCCAGGGCGCCGCCCAGCCGCCCCGCCCGGAGAGCTGCGGCTCCCCGCTGGGCTCCCCGGCGAGGATGGACGTACTGACCGTACGAGAGCTCTCCCCGGCCACCCTCGCCCGCTAG
- a CDS encoding DUF6082 family protein: MATQNTKSGGLRAAAAVGLGMAVGTLAAWAAQRPVVEALRARVERLEQRAQVQQQANLTSQQQLHWALLSKAMDDSDLAEVLDLYDASPKKRRQFLFANALYTNLLFYYRIGNMTKDEFFKRVRGMFQNPIVREYWYATQQNRASIADTEEAELGLLVDDLLRQLEEAETEEWWVVGEPPGED; this comes from the coding sequence ATGGCCACACAGAACACGAAGTCGGGCGGACTGAGGGCCGCCGCAGCAGTCGGCCTCGGCATGGCGGTCGGCACGCTCGCCGCATGGGCCGCCCAGCGCCCCGTGGTCGAAGCGCTCCGCGCACGGGTCGAGCGCCTGGAGCAGCGGGCCCAAGTCCAGCAGCAGGCCAATCTGACCAGCCAGCAGCAGTTGCACTGGGCGCTGTTGAGCAAGGCGATGGACGACTCCGACCTCGCCGAAGTCCTGGACCTCTACGATGCCTCTCCCAAGAAACGCCGCCAATTCCTCTTCGCCAACGCCCTCTACACGAACCTGCTCTTCTACTACCGCATCGGCAACATGACCAAGGACGAGTTCTTCAAACGCGTCAGGGGCATGTTCCAGAACCCCATCGTCAGGGAGTACTGGTACGCCACCCAGCAGAACCGGGCGAGCATCGCGGACACCGAGGAGGCCGAACTCGGGCTCCTGGTCGACGATCTCCTGCGACAACTCGAGGAAGCGGAGACCGAGGAATGGTGGGTGGTCGGCGAGCCGCCGGGCGAGGACTGA
- a CDS encoding CobW family GTP-binding protein codes for MPVVVLAGFLGSGKTTLLNHLLHRSGGSRIGAVVNDFGAIEIDAMAVAGALGDSTVSLGNGCLCCAVDVSELDVYLERLAEPSAGIDVIVIEASGLAEPQELVRMVLASENPRVVYGGLVEVVDAAEFLETRQRHPEIDRHLAIADLVVVNKLDRAEDGERVLALVRSISDGAAVVPATYGRIDPEFLFDCRPSEERIGQLSFDDLHRHDHDTQDGHEHTGHLHTGYDSVAFVSDAPLDPRRLMDFLDGRADGLYRIKGYVDFGPYDPRNRYAVHAVGRFLRFYPEPWADHDGTGDERRLSQLVLIGAGIDAPALSKELEACRDENDTPQADEHGMWGVLRYVQEAAAEEPEASYDNL; via the coding sequence ATTCCCGTCGTCGTCCTCGCCGGGTTCCTCGGGTCCGGTAAGACCACCCTGCTCAACCATCTCCTCCACCGCAGTGGCGGCAGCCGGATCGGTGCTGTCGTCAATGACTTCGGGGCGATCGAGATCGACGCGATGGCCGTGGCCGGGGCGCTCGGGGATTCCACCGTGTCGCTGGGCAACGGGTGCTTGTGCTGTGCCGTCGACGTCAGTGAGCTGGATGTGTATCTGGAGCGGCTCGCCGAGCCCTCCGCCGGGATCGACGTCATCGTCATCGAGGCCAGTGGGCTCGCCGAGCCGCAGGAGCTCGTGCGGATGGTGCTCGCCAGTGAGAACCCCCGGGTGGTGTACGGCGGGCTCGTCGAGGTCGTCGACGCGGCCGAGTTCCTGGAGACCCGGCAGCGGCATCCCGAGATCGACCGGCATCTCGCCATCGCCGACCTCGTCGTCGTCAACAAGCTCGACCGGGCCGAGGACGGGGAACGGGTCCTGGCGCTCGTCCGCTCGATCAGTGACGGTGCGGCCGTCGTGCCCGCCACCTACGGGCGTATCGACCCCGAGTTCCTCTTCGACTGCCGGCCCTCCGAGGAGCGCATCGGCCAGCTCTCCTTCGACGACCTCCACCGGCACGACCACGACACGCAGGACGGGCACGAGCACACCGGGCATCTGCACACCGGCTACGACAGCGTCGCCTTCGTCTCCGATGCTCCGCTCGACCCCCGGCGGCTCATGGACTTCCTGGACGGGCGGGCCGACGGGCTCTACCGCATCAAGGGATACGTCGACTTCGGGCCGTACGACCCCCGGAACCGCTACGCCGTGCATGCCGTCGGGCGGTTCCTGCGGTTCTACCCCGAGCCCTGGGCGGACCACGACGGGACCGGGGACGAGAGGCGTCTCAGTCAGCTCGTGCTCATCGGGGCCGGTATCGACGCCCCCGCCCTGAGCAAGGAGTTGGAGGCGTGCAGGGACGAGAACGACACCCCACAAGCCGACGAACACGGCATGTGGGGCGTCCTTCGCTACGTCCAGGAGGCAGCGGCCGAGGAACCCGAGGCCTCCTACGACAACCTGTGA